A region from the Geobacillus vulcani PSS1 genome encodes:
- a CDS encoding CBO0543 family protein — translation MDRIHLWALLALGLILLAFSLRKPPIKDVILVFLLKAYFSTFFGVIVVEKHLLDYPVRFLGQYFDTSILFEYVLYPVMCVYFYRTSYHSSIFGIVGQCVLYTAALTFVEVLYERHTNLIRYHTWTWMHSFVTIFLLSFFVRILMKLINRWEESVRCRS, via the coding sequence ATGGATCGAATCCATTTATGGGCGTTGTTGGCTCTAGGGCTCATCCTACTGGCTTTCAGTTTGCGCAAACCACCCATTAAAGACGTGATTCTCGTGTTTTTATTGAAAGCTTATTTTTCCACCTTCTTCGGTGTGATTGTGGTCGAAAAGCACTTGCTCGATTATCCGGTGAGGTTTTTGGGGCAATACTTCGACACCAGCATCTTGTTTGAATATGTTCTCTACCCAGTCATGTGCGTGTATTTTTATCGAACATCATACCATTCAAGCATTTTCGGCATTGTCGGGCAATGCGTCTTGTATACAGCTGCTTTGACATTCGTGGAGGTTCTTTATGAAAGGCATACAAATTTGATTCGATATCATACGTGGACATGGATGCATTCGTTTGTCACGATCTTTCTCCTATCGTTTTTCGTTCGAATCCTGATGAAGCTGATCAACCGCTGGGAAGAGTCTGTCCGCTGTCGTTCATGA